The DNA window GGTCGCCTTAATAAGGTCGTTCAATTTATTAAGGTTAAAGAGTGGCAACATAATCTTGTAGTGCCTAATACACATAGTCAATATGAACGATTGCAAGCACTTGGTAATATAGGTATTTGTGATATTCTTAATATTGCATTAGATGCTAATAGAGAGGCTTTATCTAGTGACAATCGTTTTAATATGACGATAACTGTACCAACATTAAATGCATTCCATTTAGGGGAAATAATGTTTATGCATTGTTGGGCTGTTTACTTTGAATCTATTTTTGCAGGTGTAGATGCTTTTGATCAACCAGGTGTTGAAGTTTATAAACGTCTCATCGGTCCAAAATTGGCTCACGTAAAGGATGGAGAGAATTCATAAGGGGGAACTATGAATATTTTAGTAACAGGTGGGGCTGGTTATATTGGAAGTCACACAGTATGTGCTTTTCAATAAGCAGGCTATACACCTATCATTGTAGATAATCTTTCGCGCGGACATGTAGAATTTATTCCTGAAGGGGTACAGTTCTACAATATGGATATAGCTCGTGGTAAAAGAGAGCACATAACTGTTTTTGGTACTGATTATAATACAGCTGATGGCACATGTGTACGCGATTATATTCATGTTAATGATTTGGCTACAGCTCATGTGTTAGCAATGGATTATTTGCGTAACGGTGGTGAATCTCAAGTGTTTAATCTTGGCAGTGGCAATGGCTTCTCCGTTAAAGAGATTATTGAAACTGCTAAAGAGGTTACTGGTATCGATATTCCTGTTCAATATGGTGATCGTCGTGCTGGTGACCCAGGTACATTGATTGCGTCCTCTGAAAAAATTAAAGAATTACTTGGTTGGGATCCTAAATTCAGTAATGTAGCTGATGTTATCAAAGATGCTTGGAAATGGCATACATCTCATCCTGATGGTTATAACAGTAAATAAAACAAGAACAAATTCTTTTGATTTGTCAATATAATGAATGACTCTATTAGTCACCTAGGTGACTGGTAGAGTCATTTTTTTGTAGGAATTTAAAAGGACCTCCTAGAATATGTCAGCAGGAGGTGGAATATGAACTTACAAGATTATATACAACGCATCAAATTATGGATTGATAAACAGTATTTTATTATTAGTCACTATAAAATTATTATTTCTGTTTTTCTTGTGATTGTGGTTGGCGTATTAATCGTTGGTGTTTTATATCCTCATGAAGAAGAACGTGTTCATGTACAACCTGAGTATGTTAATAGTGGGGAAAATAATCAGACCCGATTAAGATTAAAAGAATCATCAGAAGGAATATCACATAATAGACAGAAACACAATAATAGTGATGCTATAGAAACGAGAAAAGATGACAATCTAAAAACTAAAAGTGAAGGCCGTTTGTTATATGATGTGAGCAACGTGGAACGTGGGCATCCTTGGCGAGAGGTTTTTAGAGATTTACCAGATGATGATGTACATGGTAGACCTGAAGATACTAAGGATGCAGATGAAGTGGCTGATAGCATTAATGATATGAAAAGGTTTAATAATAGTAAGTACTCAGGTAGGGATACATATAAAGGACAGACTGATAGGTATAAAAACAGGAGAACACAGCGTAAGAATAAACATATAGGGGGCAACACCATTAGTAATAGTAGCGATGATTTAACTAATAATCAGATTAATTCGAAGTCTCATAGTAGGTTAAATTCTTCGACCGTGGAACAGTCTGTTGAACTTGTTGGTATTGTTGAGGGCGATGAGATTATTGCTATTTTACGAAAAGGTACAGAGGAGCAAATGGTTACTGTTGGGACGGTTTGGCATGGCGTTACTGTCTCTAATATAAGTACAAGTGGTGTAGAAATCGTTGAAGGAGGTTCATCACGGTGGTTAAGAATCAATTAGGCAAGGATTGCTTACATAGTAGAGTGACCATAGTAAGAAAAAAATTATTCAAAGCTAGCATACTACTAAAAATAATTATAATAGTGGTTATGTTTCTATATGCATCATTAGGGGAATCTTCTATAGTATTAGCGAGTAATACAGGGCCAGCAGTAACTACTAATCTAGAAAGCGATAGGGACTCACTAGATAGAGAAATTAGTAATGGTAAATCAAATAATAATAATGACATAGAAAAGGATAACGTAATTAATGAAAAGGGCGAGCTGAGAAAATCAAAAGAATCAATTACGATATCCGTTCGTAATGCTTCTCTAAAAGAAACAGTATTAGGGATTTGTCGGAGTTATCGTATATCTGTTATGGGTGTAGAATCTTTAACAGGTAACATTACGGCTACTGTGCAAGGTGAAACACCAGAGGATCTTATAAAAGAATTAGGAAGGCTATATCATTTTTCCGTTTCAAAACAATATAATACGATTCTTATTGAGCCAGATGACAAAGCACTTGAAAATAGAGAATTATATGTTATAACACCGGAGCATTTGCCAGCAGAGTCTTTAAAAAATATAATGGGCACTGTTGTGAAACATGATAAAATGGCGGTACTTTCAGAACAAAATGAAGTGATTATGCATTTGACCAGTGGAGAGAAACGGCGTGTAGAAACACTGGTTAAAGCTATAGATAAGGAGCCTAAGCAAGTACAATTAGAAGCGACAGTCATTGCTATGGAACAATCTTATGCAAAGGAGCAAGGCATTCGGTGGTCGTGGCTTAGCTTGACAGGACATGGTGAAGATAAAACTAATTCTTACGGGGCCGTTACCTTTGGTAAAACACCCGGTGGTGAAGCCTATAAATTTTTTGTGAAACCCGAGTTGAGTCTTATGGAAAGTTCCGGTAAAGCCGCGCTAATTGCTAAGCCATCTATTATGGCCTTAAATGGTGAAACAGCACATATCTTGATCGGTGAACGTATCCCTGTTATAGAAGAGTCCGAAGTGAATGGCGAACGTAAGCGTTCTACACGTTATGAAGAGGTGGGGATTAAGTTAAACTACACGCCTATTATTACTGGGGATGGCGGTGTAGATGCAAAAATTCACGCTGAAGTAAGTACACCTATCATG is part of the Veillonella sp. genome and encodes:
- a CDS encoding type II secretion system protein GspD, translated to MFLYASLGESSIVLASNTGPAVTTNLESDRDSLDREISNGKSNNNNDIEKDNVINEKGELRKSKESITISVRNASLKETVLGICRSYRISVMGVESLTGNITATVQGETPEDLIKELGRLYHFSVSKQYNTILIEPDDKALENRELYVITPEHLPAESLKNIMGTVVKHDKMAVLSEQNEVIMHLTSGEKRRVETLVKAIDKEPKQVQLEATVIAMEQSYAKEQGIRWSWLSLTGHGEDKTNSYGAVTFGKTPGGEAYKFFVKPELSLMESSGKAALIAKPSIMALNGETAHILIGERIPVIEESEVNGERKRSTRYEEVGIKLNYTPIITGDGGVDAKIHAEVSTPIMVSEMKAYKISTRQAHTRVRLQPGEVLVIGGLMDNRDQHQIQKVPILGDIPLLGKLFRHSRKTKDSIEMLILVRAIVV